The following are from one region of the Spirochaetaceae bacterium genome:
- a CDS encoding GNAT family N-acetyltransferase — MIELKEVTKENFEEVIALNAGDEGKFVAGNLYSMAEAKVYHEATPLAIYNNEVLVGFLMHEIDSDNNNHYICRLMVDKKYQAKGYGKQAMEVIIKKLQEDKSRNKIVISAEPDNSVAIKLYEKLGFKLTGEKVDGEDVLELIY; from the coding sequence ATGATTGAGTTAAAAGAAGTTACCAAAGAAAACTTTGAAGAGGTTATCGCCCTAAATGCCGGTGATGAGGGTAAATTTGTGGCCGGTAACCTTTATTCTATGGCTGAAGCGAAGGTTTACCACGAGGCGACACCGCTAGCCATTTATAATAATGAAGTTTTGGTGGGCTTTTTAATGCACGAAATCGACAGCGATAACAATAACCATTACATTTGTCGTTTAATGGTTGATAAAAAATATCAGGCCAAAGGTTATGGTAAGCAAGCAATGGAGGTAATTATTAAAAAATTACAAGAGGATAAAAGCCGTAATAAAATAGTTATCAGTGCCGAGCCTGACAATAGTGTAGCTATTAAATTATATGAGAAGTTAGGTTTTAAATTAACCGGTGAAAAGGTTGATGGCGAAGATGTGCTGGAGTTAATTTATTAA